A single genomic interval of Bradyrhizobium sp. AZCC 1693 harbors:
- the cobS gene encoding cobaltochelatase subunit CobS, producing the protein MTTAAMSKVSEPVGLPDMKVSVRQVFGIDSDLEVPAYSEVDPHVPEVDSDYRFDRATTLAILAGFAKNRRVMVTGYHGTGKSTHIEQVAARLNWPCVRVNLDSHISRIDLVGKDSIVVREGKQVTEFRDGILPWALQHNIALVFDEYDAGRPDVMFVIQRVLEVSGRLTLLDQNKVIKPHPSFRLFSTANTVGLGDTSGLYHGTQQINQGQMDRWSIVTTLNYLAHDEEVEIVLAKAHHYRTQEGRDIVNKMVRLADLTRNAFANGDLSTVMSPRTVITWAENADIFGDIGFAFRVTFLNKCDELERPLVAEFYQRCFNQELPESSVNVALS; encoded by the coding sequence ATGACGACCGCCGCCATGAGCAAAGTTTCGGAGCCCGTTGGACTGCCCGATATGAAGGTGTCGGTCCGGCAGGTTTTCGGTATCGACAGCGATCTCGAAGTGCCGGCCTATTCCGAAGTCGACCCGCATGTGCCGGAAGTCGATTCGGATTACCGCTTCGACCGCGCCACCACGCTCGCGATCCTCGCCGGTTTCGCCAAGAACCGCCGCGTCATGGTCACCGGCTATCACGGCACCGGCAAATCGACCCACATCGAGCAGGTTGCGGCGCGGCTGAACTGGCCCTGCGTGCGCGTCAACCTCGACAGCCACATCAGCCGTATCGATCTGGTCGGCAAGGACTCGATCGTGGTCAGGGAAGGCAAGCAGGTCACCGAATTCCGCGACGGCATCCTGCCCTGGGCGCTGCAGCACAACATCGCGCTGGTGTTCGACGAGTATGACGCCGGCCGCCCGGACGTGATGTTCGTGATCCAGCGCGTGCTGGAAGTCTCCGGCCGCCTGACGCTGCTCGACCAGAACAAGGTGATCAAGCCGCACCCGTCGTTCCGCCTGTTCTCGACCGCCAACACGGTCGGTCTCGGCGACACTTCGGGCCTCTATCATGGCACCCAGCAGATCAACCAGGGCCAGATGGACCGCTGGTCGATCGTCACCACGCTGAACTATCTGGCGCATGACGAGGAAGTCGAGATCGTGCTGGCCAAGGCGCATCACTATCGCACGCAGGAAGGCCGCGACATCGTCAACAAGATGGTGCGGCTTGCCGATCTCACCCGTAACGCGTTCGCCAATGGCGATTTGTCGACGGTGATGAGCCCGCGCACCGTGATCACCTGGGCCGAGAACGCCGACATCTTCGGCGATATCGGCTTTGCGTTCCGCGTCACCTTCCTCAACAAGTGCGACGAACTGGAACGGCCGCTGGTGGCCGAGTTCTATCAGCGCTGCTTCAACCAGGAACTGCCCGAGAGTTCGGTGAACGTGGCGCTTAGCTAA
- a CDS encoding DUF2336 domain-containing protein, which produces MLERSITEEVEAAIKAGSTEKHLDTLRQVTDLFLVSADGYSAEQIELFGDVLERLIRTVELRALADVAARIALAEMSTQLASIKQAPPAVVRRLAHNDEISIARPVLTESARLTADDLVELAQTKGEQHLLAISGRWWLTEIVTDALLKRHYPSVSRRLVTNPGARMSASGYAIVLKQAENDPDLAVETGIRVDLPPEQRLQLLRGATEVVRTRLLSRAPPHLFEEIRNAIAVAAAGANREMSRTRDFTAARRFVAALAKHGKLSEPALLAFAKERKYAETVAALAELSGSTIDVIRPVMQSLRDDGVLIPCRVAGLNWETVSAVLDSRFASGSMGRHELAKAKEQYGKLTVESARRLLKFWQVRAADAPPKPH; this is translated from the coding sequence ATGTTGGAACGATCGATCACTGAGGAGGTCGAGGCGGCCATCAAGGCCGGCTCGACGGAAAAACATCTGGATACGCTGAGGCAGGTCACCGACCTGTTTCTAGTGTCCGCCGACGGCTATTCCGCCGAACAGATCGAGCTGTTCGGCGACGTGCTTGAACGCCTGATCCGCACCGTCGAGCTGCGCGCGCTGGCCGATGTCGCCGCGCGCATTGCGCTCGCCGAAATGAGCACGCAGCTCGCCTCCATCAAGCAGGCGCCGCCGGCCGTGGTCCGCCGCCTGGCGCACAATGACGAGATTTCGATTGCGCGGCCCGTGCTGACCGAATCGGCGCGGCTGACCGCCGACGATCTGGTCGAGCTCGCCCAGACCAAGGGCGAGCAGCATCTGCTGGCGATCTCCGGGCGCTGGTGGCTGACCGAGATCGTCACCGACGCGCTGTTGAAGCGGCATTACCCTTCCGTCAGCCGGCGGCTCGTCACCAATCCCGGCGCGCGGATGTCGGCGAGTGGTTATGCGATCGTGCTGAAGCAGGCGGAGAACGATCCTGATCTGGCGGTCGAGACCGGCATTCGCGTCGACCTGCCGCCCGAGCAGCGCCTGCAATTGTTGCGCGGCGCCACCGAGGTCGTGCGCACGCGGCTGTTGTCGCGCGCGCCGCCGCATCTGTTCGAGGAAATCAGGAACGCGATCGCCGTCGCCGCCGCCGGCGCCAACCGCGAAATGTCGCGGACGCGCGATTTCACCGCGGCCCGCCGCTTCGTCGCAGCGCTTGCCAAGCACGGCAAGCTCAGCGAACCGGCGCTATTGGCGTTTGCGAAAGAACGGAAATACGCCGAGACGGTCGCAGCCCTTGCCGAGTTGTCAGGCTCGACCATCGACGTGATCCGCCCTGTGATGCAGAGCCTGCGCGACGACGGCGTGCTGATCCCCTGCCGCGTCGCCGGATTGAATTGGGAAACGGTCTCAGCCGTGCTCGACAGCCGCTTCGCCTCGGGAAGCATGGGCCGCCATGAACTCGCCAAGGCCAAAGAGCAATACGGCAAGCTGACGGTCGAAAGCGCCCGCCGACTGCTGAAATTCTGGCAAGTCCGCGCCGCCGACGCGCCACCGAAGCCGCATTGA
- the cobT gene encoding cobaltochelatase subunit CobT, with product MTTSNQKFRTGSKEAPTEPFKRAVTSCLRAIARAPELEVTFAAERPGLAPGKARLPEPARKMTKRDAAIVRGHSDSIALKLACHDPKVHRKLMPGNPQARGVFEAVEQARVEAIGSRRMAGVAKNLTAMLDDHFHRGKYDEITDRADAPLSDALAMLVRERLTGLAPPAAAKKMVDLWRPVLEDKIGTRLDKLSRVTEDQAKFGDLVHDLLSALDLGDERDADADDDENDENQDGENDQSGAEGSPDSDAAQEMSADQAQASTDEMSESAMESAQASTSDTFDDGELGDDETPGEATRPNTRGANEPRGPEYHAFAPKFDEVIAAEDLCDHDELERLRSYLDKQLAHLQGIVARLANRLQRRLMAQQNRAWEFDLEEGILDPARLSRVVTDPYHPLSFMHEKEATFRDTVVTLLLDNSGSMRGRPITVAATCADILARTLERCGVKVEILGFTTRAWKGGQSREAWLAAGKPANPGRLNDLRHIIYKSADAPWRRSRKNLGLMMREGLLKENIDGEALDWAHKRLLGRAEQRKILMMISDGAPVDDSTLSVNPGNYLERHLRHIIEEIETRSPVELIAIGIGHDVTRYYRRAVTIVDAEELGGAITEKLAELFSETHGAAPVTSHHRPRRLHS from the coding sequence ATGACGACGTCCAATCAAAAATTCCGTACCGGATCCAAGGAAGCGCCGACCGAGCCGTTCAAGCGCGCGGTGACGTCATGCCTGCGTGCGATCGCAAGGGCGCCGGAGCTGGAAGTGACGTTCGCGGCCGAGCGTCCGGGTCTCGCGCCGGGCAAGGCGCGGTTGCCGGAGCCCGCCCGCAAGATGACCAAGCGCGATGCGGCGATCGTGCGCGGCCACTCCGACTCGATCGCGCTCAAGCTCGCCTGTCACGATCCCAAGGTGCACCGCAAGCTGATGCCGGGAAATCCGCAGGCGCGCGGCGTGTTCGAAGCCGTCGAGCAGGCCCGCGTCGAAGCGATCGGCTCGCGCCGGATGGCGGGCGTGGCGAAAAACCTCACCGCGATGCTCGACGATCATTTCCACCGCGGCAAATACGACGAGATCACCGACCGCGCCGATGCGCCGCTGTCGGACGCGCTGGCGATGCTGGTGCGCGAACGGCTGACGGGGCTCGCGCCACCTGCGGCGGCTAAGAAGATGGTCGATCTCTGGCGCCCGGTGCTGGAAGACAAGATCGGCACCCGGCTCGACAAGCTCAGTCGCGTCACCGAGGACCAGGCGAAGTTCGGCGACCTCGTGCACGATTTGCTGTCGGCGCTCGACCTCGGCGACGAGCGTGATGCGGACGCCGACGACGACGAGAACGACGAGAATCAGGACGGTGAGAACGACCAGTCCGGCGCCGAGGGCTCGCCCGATTCCGACGCCGCGCAGGAAATGAGCGCCGACCAGGCGCAGGCGTCCACCGACGAAATGTCGGAGAGCGCGATGGAGAGCGCGCAGGCCTCTACATCAGATACCTTCGATGACGGCGAACTCGGCGACGACGAGACGCCGGGCGAGGCGACGCGGCCGAATACGCGCGGGGCCAACGAGCCGCGCGGGCCGGAATACCATGCGTTTGCGCCAAAATTCGACGAGGTGATCGCGGCCGAAGATCTCTGCGACCATGACGAGCTGGAACGGCTGCGCTCCTATCTCGACAAGCAGCTCGCGCATCTGCAGGGCATCGTCGCGCGGCTCGCCAACCGGCTGCAGCGCCGCCTGATGGCGCAGCAGAACCGTGCCTGGGAGTTCGACCTCGAGGAAGGCATTCTCGATCCGGCGCGGCTGTCGCGCGTCGTTACCGATCCCTACCATCCGCTGTCCTTCATGCATGAGAAGGAAGCGACCTTCCGCGACACCGTGGTGACGCTGCTTCTGGATAATTCCGGTTCGATGCGCGGCCGGCCCATTACGGTGGCGGCGACCTGTGCCGACATTCTCGCACGCACGCTGGAGCGCTGCGGCGTCAAGGTCGAGATTCTGGGCTTCACCACGCGCGCCTGGAAGGGCGGGCAGTCGCGCGAGGCGTGGCTTGCCGCCGGCAAGCCGGCTAATCCGGGCCGGCTGAATGATCTCCGGCACATCATCTACAAGTCCGCCGATGCGCCCTGGCGGCGCTCGCGCAAGAATCTCGGACTGATGATGCGCGAGGGGCTCCTGAAGGAGAACATCGACGGCGAGGCGCTGGACTGGGCGCACAAGCGGCTGCTCGGCCGGGCCGAACAGCGCAAGATCCTGATGATGATTTCGGACGGCGCGCCGGTCGACGATTCCACGTTGTCGGTCAATCCCGGCAATTACCTTGAGCGGCATCTGCGCCACATCATCGAGGAAATCGAGACCCGCTCGCCGGTTGAACTGATCGCGATCGGCATCGGTCACGACGTCACGCGCTACTACCGCCGTGCGGTCACCATCGTCGACGCCGAGGAACTCGGCGGCGCCATCACCGAAAAACTCGCCGAATTGTTCAGCGAGACCCACGGCGCCGCGCCCGTCACGAGCCACCACCGGCCGCGCCGGTTGCATTCGTGA
- a CDS encoding citrate synthase/methylcitrate synthase: MNMQLSKTPIGLDGIPAAETVLSHVDGERGELIIAGERVGDLARKTGFEGVTARLWSGGTGQPVGEAAVRAALGAGRERAFARLPDLLGVTRGLSIVDGFRAAIAGLRAEAGLAHEATIVGAFPVIAGALVQRVKGNDPVAPDPTASHAADTLSMMLGRKPDAREAAALDAYFVTVCDHGMNASTFTTRVVASTQADLFAAVTAGYCALTGPLHGGAPEPVLEMLDAIGSTERIQPWVDSALARGERLMGFGHRVYRVRDPRADVLKGAIERLAGDGADLPFAGEVEAYIRSALRKKNPDRPLDTNVEFFTAILLDALKIPRQAFTPIFAVARAAGWTAHAREQQRGGRLIRPSSAYIGAMPG, translated from the coding sequence ATGAACATGCAGCTTTCAAAGACCCCGATCGGCCTAGACGGCATTCCCGCCGCCGAAACCGTGCTCAGCCATGTCGATGGCGAGCGCGGCGAACTGATCATTGCCGGCGAGCGGGTCGGCGACCTCGCCCGCAAGACCGGGTTTGAGGGCGTGACCGCCCGGCTCTGGAGCGGCGGAACCGGCCAGCCGGTCGGCGAAGCCGCTGTGCGGGCCGCCCTCGGCGCGGGCCGCGAACGCGCCTTCGCCCGGTTGCCGGATCTCCTTGGCGTCACGCGCGGCCTATCGATTGTCGACGGATTCCGCGCGGCGATCGCGGGGCTACGCGCGGAAGCCGGCCTCGCGCACGAGGCCACCATCGTCGGCGCGTTTCCGGTGATTGCCGGCGCCCTGGTTCAGCGCGTGAAGGGCAACGACCCCGTCGCACCCGATCCAACCGCGAGCCATGCCGCCGATACGCTGTCGATGATGCTCGGCCGCAAGCCTGACGCGCGCGAAGCGGCGGCGCTTGACGCCTATTTCGTCACGGTGTGCGACCACGGCATGAACGCGTCGACCTTCACGACCCGCGTCGTGGCCTCAACCCAGGCGGATTTGTTCGCAGCCGTCACCGCCGGCTATTGCGCGCTGACCGGACCGCTGCATGGCGGCGCGCCTGAACCGGTGCTGGAAATGCTCGATGCGATCGGCTCAACCGAACGCATCCAGCCGTGGGTCGACAGTGCGCTGGCCCGCGGCGAGCGGCTGATGGGATTCGGTCACCGCGTCTATCGCGTCCGCGATCCGCGCGCCGATGTGCTGAAAGGCGCGATCGAGCGGCTCGCCGGTGACGGCGCCGATCTGCCGTTCGCCGGCGAGGTCGAGGCCTATATCCGCAGCGCGTTGCGAAAAAAGAATCCGGACCGCCCGCTGGACACCAATGTCGAGTTCTTCACCGCGATCCTGCTCGACGCGCTGAAAATCCCGCGGCAGGCGTTTACGCCGATCTTCGCGGTCGCGCGCGCCGCCGGCTGGACCGCGCATGCCCGCGAGCAGCAGCGCGGCGGGCGGCTGATCCGGCCGAGTTCGGCGTATATCGGCGCGATGCCAGGGTGA
- a CDS encoding citrate synthase family protein, which yields MKKSAGLYLSAREASAELAISQATLYAYVSRGLIRSEPSQDSRSHRYRAEDVRTLKERRTPSPEPRGLRSFDADLPVMDSAVATITEDGPIYRGVNCVDLAERDTLEHAATLLWDVTGVDPFEQDNCPVVSDEMRAVAEAARGANAIDRSIAVLALAASADPRAYTRAPEGRAMLGGRIMRLVVATMLNAKSSASPLHLQIARVWAPEHKHAADLIRRALVLLADHELNASTFTVRCAASTGLNLYDAIIAGLVALKGPKHGGAGVLAAQLLKTLANGEVAPVIRERVALGERFAGFGHGVYKHGDPRARALLEALARSGADRKLTHEIPERIAEATGEFVNIDYALAVLVHTLGLPPGHELVLFSMARTVGWIAHASEQLRHGRLIRPRARYVGPAPGRSPARA from the coding sequence ATGAAAAAATCCGCCGGCCTTTACCTCTCGGCCCGCGAGGCCTCCGCCGAACTCGCGATCTCGCAGGCGACGCTCTACGCTTATGTCAGCCGCGGCCTGATCCGCTCGGAGCCGTCGCAGGATTCCCGCAGCCACCGCTACCGCGCCGAGGACGTCCGGACGCTGAAGGAGCGGCGAACGCCGTCGCCGGAGCCGCGGGGGCTGCGCAGCTTCGACGCCGATCTGCCTGTGATGGATTCGGCGGTCGCGACCATTACCGAGGACGGGCCGATCTACCGCGGCGTCAATTGCGTCGACCTCGCCGAGCGCGACACGCTCGAACATGCCGCGACCTTGTTGTGGGATGTCACCGGCGTCGATCCGTTCGAGCAGGACAATTGTCCCGTCGTGTCGGACGAAATGCGCGCCGTGGCCGAGGCTGCGCGCGGGGCCAATGCGATCGATCGCTCCATCGCCGTGCTGGCGCTGGCGGCCAGCGCCGATCCGCGGGCGTATACGCGGGCGCCCGAAGGGCGCGCGATGCTCGGCGGCCGCATCATGCGGCTGGTGGTCGCGACCATGCTGAACGCGAAATCATCGGCAAGTCCGCTTCATCTGCAGATCGCGCGCGTCTGGGCGCCGGAGCACAAGCACGCCGCTGACTTGATCCGCCGCGCACTGGTGCTGCTGGCCGATCATGAATTGAATGCCTCGACCTTCACGGTGCGCTGCGCGGCCTCGACCGGGCTAAATCTCTACGACGCCATCATCGCCGGGCTCGTCGCGCTCAAGGGCCCCAAGCACGGCGGCGCGGGCGTACTCGCGGCGCAGCTTTTGAAGACGCTCGCCAATGGTGAGGTCGCCCCCGTCATCCGCGAGCGCGTCGCGCTCGGCGAACGCTTCGCGGGCTTTGGCCATGGAGTTTACAAGCACGGCGATCCTCGCGCGCGGGCGCTATTGGAAGCGCTGGCGCGCTCCGGCGCGGATCGCAAACTCACCCACGAAATTCCCGAGCGCATCGCGGAGGCGACCGGCGAGTTCGTCAACATCGACTATGCGCTTGCGGTGCTGGTGCACACGCTCGGCCTGCCGCCCGGCCACGAGTTGGTGCTGTTTTCCATGGCGCGCACGGTGGGGTGGATCGCGCATGCCTCCGAGCAGTTGCGGCATGGCCGGTTGATCCGGCCCCGCGCGCGTTATGTCGGTCCTGCACCGGGGCGGAGCCCGGCCCGGGCCTGA
- a CDS encoding esterase-like activity of phytase family protein: MRPPIGRRRLLKYAAAALSVAAAPGATLAQTAVQRPPKPAVPDEFSVTTPVSIEVNARPLPSFDTRDRTRVRFGELEYRSGLILTSRFRGFGGLSGLRLDAKGERFIAISDKGGWFTGRIVYKGREMTGLDDVEASPMLGPDGKPITSRGWFDSEALALDGSLVYVGLERVNQILRFDFAKGFTRAHGELIQLPLGVRKLPYNKGIEALVVVPKGLPLAGTLIAISERGLDAKGNITAFLIGKTLGLFSIRRTDNFDISDAVLLPSGSLLLLERKFSWLGGVGIRIRRVALAAIVPGAVIDGPSIFEADLGHEIDNMEGIDAHVTPEGDTVLTLVSDDNFSLIQRNLLLQFTLVE; this comes from the coding sequence ATGCGCCCGCCCATAGGCCGCCGCCGCCTCTTGAAATATGCTGCGGCGGCGCTTTCGGTGGCGGCCGCGCCCGGAGCGACGCTGGCGCAAACGGCGGTCCAGCGGCCGCCGAAGCCGGCCGTTCCCGACGAATTCTCGGTCACGACGCCGGTCTCGATCGAGGTCAATGCCAGGCCGTTGCCCTCGTTCGATACCCGCGACAGGACTCGTGTGCGCTTTGGCGAACTCGAATATCGCAGCGGGCTGATCCTGACCTCGCGGTTTCGCGGCTTCGGCGGATTGTCGGGTCTTCGCCTTGATGCAAAGGGCGAGCGCTTCATCGCGATCAGCGACAAGGGGGGCTGGTTCACCGGCCGCATCGTCTACAAGGGCCGCGAGATGACCGGGCTCGACGACGTCGAGGCCTCGCCGATGCTCGGTCCCGACGGCAAGCCGATCACCTCGCGCGGCTGGTTCGATAGCGAAGCGCTCGCACTCGACGGCTCGCTGGTCTATGTCGGTCTCGAACGCGTCAATCAGATACTGCGCTTCGACTTCGCCAAGGGATTTACGCGCGCGCATGGCGAATTGATTCAGTTGCCGCTGGGCGTGCGCAAGCTGCCCTACAACAAGGGAATCGAGGCGCTTGTCGTGGTGCCGAAGGGCTTGCCGCTGGCGGGAACGCTGATCGCGATCTCCGAACGCGGGCTCGACGCGAAGGGCAACATCACAGCCTTCCTGATCGGCAAGACACTGGGGCTGTTCAGCATTCGCCGCACCGACAATTTCGATATCAGCGATGCGGTGCTGCTGCCGTCCGGCAGCCTGTTGCTCTTGGAGCGCAAATTCTCCTGGCTCGGCGGGGTCGGCATCCGCATCCGCCGCGTTGCGCTGGCCGCCATCGTCCCCGGCGCTGTCATCGACGGGCCTTCGATCTTCGAGGCCGATCTCGGCCACGAGATCGACAACATGGAAGGCATCGACGCCCACGTCACGCCGGAGGGCGACACCGTGCTTACGCTGGTCTCCGACGACAATTTCTCGCTGATCCAGCGCAATCTGCTGCTGCAGTTCACGCTGGTGGAGTGA
- a CDS encoding NADH:flavin oxidoreductase/NADH oxidase produces MSALFTPIKLRGLNLANRIMVAPMCQYSSVDGEANDWHFTHINSLALSGAAIFCIEATAVEATGRITPGCLGLYNDATEAALKPILASVRKRSKAKVMIQLAHAGRKASSHTPWDGGQLIPVAEGGWRAEGPSAIPHKASETPPVAFDAAGLKRVREAFVAAAKRAERLGIDAIELHSAHGYLLHQFLSPISNQRTDQYGGSLPNRMRFPLEVFDAVREAFPQPKPVGLRVSCTDWVEGGWDLAQTIQFAHELKARGVDWIDASSGGVSPLQKIPLGPGYQVPFAKGIREATGLPTIAVGLITEARQAEEIVASGKADMVALARAMLYDPRWGWHAAAELGGEVFAPPQYWRSQPSTQKALFGATTFGTR; encoded by the coding sequence ATGAGCGCTTTGTTTACCCCGATCAAGCTGCGCGGCCTTAACCTTGCCAACCGCATCATGGTGGCGCCGATGTGCCAATATTCGTCTGTCGATGGCGAGGCCAATGACTGGCACTTCACGCACATCAATTCGCTGGCGCTGTCGGGCGCCGCGATCTTCTGCATCGAGGCCACGGCGGTGGAGGCAACGGGCCGCATCACGCCGGGCTGCCTCGGCCTCTACAACGACGCCACCGAAGCCGCGCTGAAGCCCATTCTCGCCTCGGTGCGCAAGCGCTCGAAGGCCAAGGTGATGATCCAGCTCGCGCATGCCGGCCGCAAGGCCTCGAGCCACACGCCATGGGACGGCGGGCAACTGATCCCGGTGGCTGAAGGCGGCTGGCGGGCGGAGGGGCCCTCGGCGATCCCGCACAAGGCGAGCGAGACGCCGCCTGTGGCGTTCGACGCCGCGGGACTTAAGCGCGTGCGCGAGGCGTTCGTGGCGGCGGCCAAGCGCGCCGAGCGGCTCGGCATCGATGCCATCGAGCTGCACTCCGCGCACGGCTATCTCCTGCATCAATTCCTGTCGCCGATATCAAACCAGCGCACCGATCAATATGGCGGGTCTTTGCCAAATCGCATGCGCTTTCCGCTCGAAGTGTTCGACGCGGTGCGCGAGGCGTTTCCGCAACCCAAGCCGGTGGGACTGCGCGTGTCCTGCACCGACTGGGTCGAGGGTGGCTGGGATCTGGCGCAGACGATTCAATTCGCTCACGAGCTCAAGGCGCGCGGCGTCGACTGGATCGACGCGTCCTCGGGCGGCGTGTCGCCGCTGCAAAAAATTCCGCTCGGCCCCGGTTATCAAGTGCCGTTCGCGAAAGGCATCCGCGAGGCGACCGGCCTTCCCACCATCGCCGTCGGCCTGATCACGGAAGCCAGGCAGGCCGAGGAGATCGTGGCCTCCGGCAAGGCCGACATGGTCGCGCTCGCCCGCGCCATGCTCTACGACCCGCGCTGGGGCTGGCATGCGGCGGCCGAACTCGGCGGCGAGGTTTTCGCCCCGCCGCAATACTGGCGCTCGCAGCCCTCGACGCAGAAGGCGCTGTTCGGCGCGACCACGTTCGGGACGCGGTAG
- a CDS encoding DedA family protein, with protein MTSFLDPVIAFVSAHPWLAYLTLFLAALLEAIPVVGALVPGSTIILALSALVPGGELKLWGVLAAAIAGAMLGDGSAFWAGHRSQREILGAWPMSRYPGVMAQSEAFFHRWGTLAVFFARFVPPIRAFVPVTAGALGMPPMLFFGVNIPAVLAWALAHVLPGVLAVSALHEYGGLPHHQHIGKHLWILAVFATAIIALGVWTLRRRQARAGLRPGAGPT; from the coding sequence GTGACTTCATTCCTCGATCCCGTAATTGCATTCGTTTCGGCCCATCCGTGGCTGGCCTATCTGACGCTATTTCTCGCGGCCCTGCTGGAGGCGATCCCGGTCGTGGGAGCGCTTGTGCCGGGCTCGACCATCATCCTTGCCCTGAGCGCGCTGGTGCCCGGTGGCGAACTGAAGCTGTGGGGCGTGCTGGCGGCAGCGATCGCCGGCGCCATGCTCGGCGACGGCTCGGCGTTCTGGGCCGGCCATCGCTCGCAACGCGAAATTCTGGGCGCCTGGCCGATGTCGAGATATCCGGGCGTCATGGCGCAGAGCGAGGCGTTCTTCCACCGCTGGGGAACGCTGGCCGTATTTTTCGCGCGCTTTGTGCCGCCGATCCGCGCTTTCGTACCAGTCACAGCGGGCGCGCTCGGGATGCCGCCGATGCTTTTCTTCGGCGTCAATATTCCGGCGGTGCTCGCCTGGGCACTGGCGCATGTGCTTCCAGGCGTACTCGCGGTCTCGGCATTGCATGAATATGGCGGCCTGCCGCATCACCAGCACATCGGCAAACATCTATGGATACTGGCCGTGTTCGCGACGGCGATCATAGCGCTCGGCGTCTGGACGCTGCGCCGCCGTCAGGCCCGGGCCGGGCTCCGCCCCGGTGCAGGACCGACATAA
- a CDS encoding J domain-containing protein, with protein sequence MAIDSSKFFDSIRIKPNQLSAKQQAQAREEAAMCEWAGCQNKGPHRAPKGRENSREYFHFCLNHVREYNQNYNFFQGMNADAVARYQKDALTGHRPTWKMGANTAGKKGKQAAEDFDGASDPFSMFSELNGRGRWRPGPGAEAKAETRKVMNAERKALQVMGLTAEATLEDVKAKYKALVKQHHPDANGGDRSTEDRLIEIIKAYNYLKTVVRGA encoded by the coding sequence ATGGCAATTGATTCATCAAAATTCTTCGATTCCATTCGCATCAAGCCCAACCAGCTGAGCGCGAAGCAGCAGGCGCAGGCGCGCGAGGAGGCCGCCATGTGCGAATGGGCGGGCTGCCAGAACAAGGGGCCGCACCGCGCGCCCAAGGGCCGGGAGAATTCGCGGGAGTACTTTCACTTCTGCCTCAACCACGTCCGCGAATACAATCAGAACTACAATTTCTTCCAGGGCATGAATGCCGACGCCGTCGCGCGCTACCAGAAGGATGCGCTTACCGGCCATCGCCCGACCTGGAAGATGGGCGCCAACACGGCCGGCAAGAAGGGCAAGCAGGCCGCCGAGGATTTTGACGGCGCCTCAGATCCCTTCAGCATGTTCTCCGAGCTCAACGGCCGCGGCCGCTGGCGGCCCGGACCGGGTGCCGAGGCGAAGGCCGAGACCCGAAAGGTGATGAACGCCGAGCGCAAGGCGCTGCAGGTGATGGGCCTCACCGCCGAAGCCACCCTCGAGGATGTCAAGGCGAAGTACAAGGCGCTGGTCAAGCAGCACCATCCCGACGCCAATGGCGGCGACCGCTCCACCGAGGATCGCCTGATCGAGATCATCAAGGCGTATAATTATCTGAAAACCGTGGTGCGCGGCGCGTAG